The genomic interval AAATCATTTGGAATTCTACGCCAAACACTGACTTATAAAAATTAAATGCGTCTTCGCAGTTACCATTAAAAATCAGATAAGGGTTAAGTGCAGCCATATCGTTTTTTTTGATTGTTAGAGAATACTTCTTTATGCGTGTTATATGATTAATTCAAAATTAAACGGATGAGGAATTTTTAAGGGTGGTCATATCAGACAATGTTAGGGTGGGAATGGGCCATTCTGATGGTCATGACCTGTCCCAGAATGCAGGCGGCTCAATACCCAGGGCCCGCAGGTATACAAAACCCTGCGCCCGGTGATGTATCTCATTATCGATAAAGTAAAACAGCAGGAACTGGATGGTGCCTTCCCATTGCCCAAAGGCCAGATCTACTTCGTGGAATCGCTCAGGTTTGATCTCTGGCCATAAGCGATTAAGCTTCTCCGTTAGTTCATCCCACATATACAACAGGGCTTCTTTCGTCTGCGGGGCAGATTTTGTTTCCTGCGCTCCCCAGGCGGGCCATTGGCCGCTAACGATACCGTCTATGCCGGGATTTCCCATGTTGATCATTTCAAGGACCAGTTCTGAAAATGGACGCATACCGCCTACAGAAAAAGTAAAAAGCTCGGTTTCCGGATAAGCTTCGATCACTTTACGGGTGAGCCGGCGGTGTCCCTGCCAATGCTCAAGGAGTTCTTCGGGGGTAATAACAGTCGCTAAAGCGGTCATTTGCTGGGTCATGTTCTTTTGGTTTAAAAGTGAATAATTTGCTTACAGTACAAAGTAAGTTGTGCCGGGTGACAACCTTATGTCAGCAGCATTCCGGAGCTTCTAAAAAAACACCCGTCACCTGCAACAGGTTCACACAGGGGGAATAAATGCGTTAAAACCGGGCTTACCGATCAGATATGTTGATTATAAGGGAGTTGGGTGCGTGGCCAACCTTACGCGCTGAAAAGGGGCTTAATAAAGAAAATGTGGATAACTAGTATTGTGGATAACTTTTGCTAAATTTTTTTAACATTTCTTTAGCCCGGTAAAAGGCTGACTATCAAATTCCACTACCCGAGTCCGCCATGTCACTATCTTCCGGGGACATTCCGGGGCAGGGTACATATTTTTAATATTTTCATATTATTTATACTTTTAATTTTAAAATAGCAATATTTTTTCGCTATACCACATATGCCTATGAAGACTATTTATACTTCCCATCATGTTGTTGCGGGAAAGGTTGACGGGGCTTTTTCAAACACAAAAACATTGCATGTCAGCCACAGATAATGCCACTGGTTTTTACTGTTTCTGACCGTTCACGAAATCCCTATTGATGAAAAAGCTTCTAATATTATTATGCCTGTCATTGTGTTGTGCATTCGGGACATTGCATGCACAGACAGTGTACGTGAATATACCGGATACGGTATGTATGTCCAGGACCAACGCTACTGCCAATCAGATCAAGTTCACCAGCGTGAACGCCATGGTAGAAGGCACAGGTCTTGCCATCCCCCAGAAGGCCGACTGGACCATCACATCTCCTAATAATACCGACGCAGACTACGAGATCCTCTATACAGAGAATCCTGTCGGGAGCAAAGCTACCAAGCTGACAAATACGAAAGCGCTGACACTGCAGTTCCTGGTACCGGGCGACTATACATTTAATATCAAGCTTTATTATAAAGGAGCGGATAGTGTATTGAGAACGGTGACCCGTACCGTGAAGATGTATGCGGCGGATTGTACCATCAGTACCTGTGGTATTGGCGGGGCAACGATGGCCGGCTTCACGGAGAACTTTGGCAGTATGCCCGACGGCGTAAACCGCAGGAACTATCCTGTGGATGGTGTTGTATTATATAATTACCAGCCTACGGGAGATCTTAATAACGACAGCTACGCGATCACCAACAGTCCTTCCTTTGCGAAGAGCGACTGGGTTTCCACCACGTCAGATCACACCGGTGGTTACCGTGGTGCAATGCTGGTAGCTAATTCTGCCGTTAGTCCGCAGCAGTTCTATAAGAAAACGATCACGGGTCTTTGCCCTGGTTCTGTATATAATTTCAGCGCCTGGTTAATGAACGTTAACACGGCTAATGCATTTAATAATACCTGCCGCAGTGGTTATCAATATGCCGGCGTTACCTTTACCGTGGTAGATGCCGCCAATCCGGCCAGGGTCCTGAATTCATTCAGGACTTATTCCGTGTCGATGATGCTGGGCAACACCGGTCCGACCTGGCAGCGATATGGCGGAACATTTATTGTTCCTTCAGATGTAGATGCGGTGACAGTATTTGTCACCAACAATAAACCGGGAGGTTGTGGTAACGATATCGCTATAGACGATATCGAATTTTCTTATTGTAGCCCCAGCATTGTTGCTACAATAGATGGTGATAATGAGACGCTCCAGGAAGTATTGTGTGAAGGCGCTCCGATCACTTTATCGGCTTCCTTCCAGCCGCTGGGCTATTTCGTTGATCCTGTGTACCAGTGGCAGATGAGTGATGACGAAGGCCGTACATGGATCAATGTTCCTTATGGTTCCGGTAATTCGCCACAACTGGTGATCGGGCCCGGTGAACTGAAAGGTACACGTAAAGTGGCTTCAGATTACCTGTTCCAGGTACTCATATATGAAAGAGGCAGCGATTCCACCACCTGTTCATCTCCATCTTCCCAGATCAGGCTCACCATATTGCCGATGCCGACCCTCAACCTGACACAGAGTGAGGTATGTTCCGGCACCTATGTGGAACTGGAAGCTTCCGGTGGTTTCGATTACTACACCTGGAAAGACCTCCCTGGTTACACCGATACCAAACGTACCATCCAGGTAGATAAGGATACTATTATTACTGTATATGGCTATGTTGAATATGCCGACGGACATACCTGTATGGACGAGAACAGTACCGAGATCAAGATGGTGCGCTCTCCAAGGGTGGACGTGGCCGTTTCCGATGCAAGCGTCTGTGTGGGTGAATCAGTGAACCTGAAGATCAACGATGTATTGAATGGTTATACCATTAACTGGTTCAGAGGTCCGGATGCAAGTGGTACATTGGTACCAATGCCGGAATACGACAACCTGGTAGAGGCAGCGCAGATACAGATCAACGGCATCGCCGACACGGTGTTCTCTGTAACCGTGAAAGATGTGGCGAATGTCTGCCAGGCAACTTCCAACCCGGTTATTATAAATGTCAGCGCTACGCCAAGCACCACACTGAAGCCTAACCAGAACGTATACTGCGCATCTGCCAATCCGACCGGTAACTTTACCGTGGAAGTAGGTAAAGTAGTTGGCGCAACCGGCACCTGGAGAGTGGAAGATGTGTATGGCCCGGCGGTGACCGACAACGTAATAGATAATTATGTGAAGATCCTGCTGCCTTCCGCTGAGCGTACAAGGGTGACGCTGAAGAAGCCAGGTACTTCCGTAGTATTGTCATGGACGGTAAGAAGCCCGGGCAATGCGAATTGTGCTACCACTATCCTGGATACCCTGCATCTCCTGGTAGACCCTACCTATAGCAATGCCGGTAAGGATACCACCCAATGTGGCACAGATAATGTCTTCATTATGAATGCAAGCCAGCCGCTTGCTGATACAGTAGCTTCCGGTCCGGCTGCAGAAAAAGGTATCTGGAAACTGATATCCGGTAATGCAACGATCGCTTACGACACTGCTTATAATACAGCTGTAACTGCGCTCGATAAAGAAGGCGATATTGTACTGACCTGGAGCATTACCAATGCCGGTGGATGTGTCGCCAACATCGATACCGTTATACTACATAAAATAGGTAAGCCGGTTATCAACCTGGTGACGCCTGTTGTATCCTGCAGCAGTAAAGGTTTCTTTACATTAGATACATTGTCTACCAAAGGAACGCCTACTATATATTCTATTACGCCCGGCACTACGCCGATGCCTGGTTTTGTAAGTATCATTGACCAGCCCCTGAAATGGCCGCTCACTGTTCCATACCCGGCCACAACAGCTCCGGGTGTGTATACCTTCAACCTGAGCTATAAAACAGCGAAAGCCGGTTGTGATTCCATCATTCCGTTCACCGTGAATGTATCCTCTGCGCCAACTGCGCCTACCGGTATTACGGCCAGTGCTACCAATATCTGTGGCGCTGGTAATACTGTAACGCTCACCGTAAATGGCGGCGGCCTTGGTCTGCAGTCAGATAAGGTAACGCCAAACGGTGTATGGGCATGGTATGCCGGCGGATGTGGTACAGGTACCCGTCTTGCTACAGGCGCCACCGTTACCCTGCCACTGAGTGCTACCACCACTTATTATGTAAGGGCGGAAAGCCTCGGCGCCTGCGATACTACTGCTTGTGTAAGCAAGCAGGTAACCCTCACGCCAATGCCGGCTGCTGTAAGTGCAGGTGCTGACCAGTCCAACTGTAACAGTACCGCCTTTACCATGGCCGCCAGCGATCCTGCACCGGGTACCGGCGCCTGGAGCCTTCCCGCAGGTACCACGGCTACTATTACTGCCGGTCAGGTGAACAGCAGAACGGCTGTGATCAACGTACCACAGGGCACCAGCGTAGGCGCCGTGTGGACGGTAACAAACGGTACCTGTGTTGTAAAAGACACTGCCGTGCTGACCAACTTTGCACCTCCGACCATTTCGAATGCGGGTCGTGACTCTATACAATGCGGCAACGCCCAGTTCATTATGAAGGCGAATGCTGCAACGATCGGTACAGGTACCTGGACCCTGCCTGCAGGTACGACTGCCAGCATTACTGCCGGACAGGAAAATAATCCGAATGCGACGATCAATGTACCGGCAGGTGTGAGTGTGACCGCTACCTGGACAATTAAGAATGGTCTCTGTGTCTCTGCTGATAACGTCGTATTGACCAATGCTATACCGCCAACTACGGCGAACGCCGGACCTGACCAGGCGAAATGCGGCGTGAGCAACTTTACCATGGCGGCTACTCCCGTAGCGGTAGGTACCGGTAAATGGATACTGCCGGCAGGTACTACAGCTACGATCCCTGCTGCACAGATCAGCAATCCGAATGCGGTGGTCTCCGTACCAGTGGGAGTGACGGTAGTACTTACATGGCAAACGACCAATGGTACATGTATCAGTACAGACAATGTTACATTAACCAACTCTGTAATGCCTGTAACGGCAAATGCAGGACCGGACATGTCGCAGTGTAACAATACGGTGTTCACCCTTTCTGCCAACGCGCCGGGCGCCGGTGGCGGTACCGGCAGATGGAGTGTGGTATCTCCGGCAGGTTTTGTCTTCCCTGGAGCATCGGTGAACAACCCGAATGCGGTATTGAGCATTCCGGCAGGTACAGTAGTAGTACTGCGCTGGACCATCTCTAATGGTGGCTGCTCTTCTTCCGATGATGTAACGCTAAGCAACAGCCTTGCGCCAAATCCTGCTGTTGCGGGTCCTGACGAAATGCATTGTAATGCACCGGCCTTTGCACTGACAGCTAATTCAGCTGCAGGCGGCACCGGTACCTGGAGAGTATTATCTCCGTCAACATTTATTTTCCCTCCTGCAGATATACACAATCAGTCAGCTAATATATCAGTGCCTGCGGGTACTGTGCTGAAACTGGAATGGACGATCGCCAATGGCGGTTGTACCACCAGCGATACATTGGTGCTGACCAACTACGCATTGCCGGATGTGGCGAATGCGGGGCCAGACCAGTCACAATGTGCGGGCCTTGACTTTAAGATGGCGGGCAACAAACCTACAGTAACAGGTGCCACCGGTACCTGGACAGTGGTAAGTGGATCTGCTGCTATTGCTGCGGGCCAGGCCAATATGGATACTGCGCATGTGACATTGCCGGCCGGCGCGACAGCGGTATTACGCTGGACGATGACCAATGGCCTCTGCTCGAATTTCGATGAAGTAACACTGACAAGTATACCTAAACCTACAACTGCCAGCGCTGGCCCTGATCAGCAGCATTGTAACAATGCGCTGTTCACAATGGCCGCCAACACACCAGTAACAGGTACTGCTACCTGGAGCCTGCCAGCGGGAACTTCCGCCAGCATAGGCGCCGGCGATTTCAGTAATCCGGCTGCAGTAGTGACCGTGCCTCCGGGTACCACCGCTACTATCGTCTGGGTGATCTCTAACAGTACCTGTAACTCGGTGGATAGTATTACGCTCACCAACAGCGTAATGCCAAACAACGCTGCTGCAGGTGCAGACCAGGTACATTGCGATGATCCGAACTTCACGATGAATGCCAACACGGCATCTCCGGCTGGCGCAGCAGGTACCTGGACCATTGTAGGTGGTGCCACCGCTGTCATCTCCGATATTCATAGTCCAACCGCTACAGTGACCTTACAACCAGGTACAACAACCACCCTCCGCTGGACG from Chitinophaga filiformis carries:
- a CDS encoding gliding motility-associated C-terminal domain-containing protein; amino-acid sequence: MKKLLILLCLSLCCAFGTLHAQTVYVNIPDTVCMSRTNATANQIKFTSVNAMVEGTGLAIPQKADWTITSPNNTDADYEILYTENPVGSKATKLTNTKALTLQFLVPGDYTFNIKLYYKGADSVLRTVTRTVKMYAADCTISTCGIGGATMAGFTENFGSMPDGVNRRNYPVDGVVLYNYQPTGDLNNDSYAITNSPSFAKSDWVSTTSDHTGGYRGAMLVANSAVSPQQFYKKTITGLCPGSVYNFSAWLMNVNTANAFNNTCRSGYQYAGVTFTVVDAANPARVLNSFRTYSVSMMLGNTGPTWQRYGGTFIVPSDVDAVTVFVTNNKPGGCGNDIAIDDIEFSYCSPSIVATIDGDNETLQEVLCEGAPITLSASFQPLGYFVDPVYQWQMSDDEGRTWINVPYGSGNSPQLVIGPGELKGTRKVASDYLFQVLIYERGSDSTTCSSPSSQIRLTILPMPTLNLTQSEVCSGTYVELEASGGFDYYTWKDLPGYTDTKRTIQVDKDTIITVYGYVEYADGHTCMDENSTEIKMVRSPRVDVAVSDASVCVGESVNLKINDVLNGYTINWFRGPDASGTLVPMPEYDNLVEAAQIQINGIADTVFSVTVKDVANVCQATSNPVIINVSATPSTTLKPNQNVYCASANPTGNFTVEVGKVVGATGTWRVEDVYGPAVTDNVIDNYVKILLPSAERTRVTLKKPGTSVVLSWTVRSPGNANCATTILDTLHLLVDPTYSNAGKDTTQCGTDNVFIMNASQPLADTVASGPAAEKGIWKLISGNATIAYDTAYNTAVTALDKEGDIVLTWSITNAGGCVANIDTVILHKIGKPVINLVTPVVSCSSKGFFTLDTLSTKGTPTIYSITPGTTPMPGFVSIIDQPLKWPLTVPYPATTAPGVYTFNLSYKTAKAGCDSIIPFTVNVSSAPTAPTGITASATNICGAGNTVTLTVNGGGLGLQSDKVTPNGVWAWYAGGCGTGTRLATGATVTLPLSATTTYYVRAESLGACDTTACVSKQVTLTPMPAAVSAGADQSNCNSTAFTMAASDPAPGTGAWSLPAGTTATITAGQVNSRTAVINVPQGTSVGAVWTVTNGTCVVKDTAVLTNFAPPTISNAGRDSIQCGNAQFIMKANAATIGTGTWTLPAGTTASITAGQENNPNATINVPAGVSVTATWTIKNGLCVSADNVVLTNAIPPTTANAGPDQAKCGVSNFTMAATPVAVGTGKWILPAGTTATIPAAQISNPNAVVSVPVGVTVVLTWQTTNGTCISTDNVTLTNSVMPVTANAGPDMSQCNNTVFTLSANAPGAGGGTGRWSVVSPAGFVFPGASVNNPNAVLSIPAGTVVVLRWTISNGGCSSSDDVTLSNSLAPNPAVAGPDEMHCNAPAFALTANSAAGGTGTWRVLSPSTFIFPPADIHNQSANISVPAGTVLKLEWTIANGGCTTSDTLVLTNYALPDVANAGPDQSQCAGLDFKMAGNKPTVTGATGTWTVVSGSAAIAAGQANMDTAHVTLPAGATAVLRWTMTNGLCSNFDEVTLTSIPKPTTASAGPDQQHCNNALFTMAANTPVTGTATWSLPAGTSASIGAGDFSNPAAVVTVPPGTTATIVWVISNSTCNSVDSITLTNSVMPNNAAAGADQVHCDDPNFTMNANTASPAGAAGTWTIVGGATAVISDIHSPTATVTLQPGTTTTLRWTIANGACTSTPDDVVLTNQPAIQGNTITADQVLCASDVPATLTGGVVSGGTGSFTYQWQMSTTSASTGFVNVTTGTGGTTDSYTPASITQNTWFRRVVMSGACTGNISNAVLLTLMSTPPVVVSVPAPITVDCVQGTDYTTKFGTPVFSHAPYTNEPLTVTSADVTTTIDACTFKIERTWTATDRCGLSAQAQQVITVTDKTAPVFDVKAPANVTVNCDAIPAAVDLTATDACSGPLTVTPIEVTLRQPGACPSNYQLIRKWVAVDACGNASDTLKQVITVRDITPPVFDNPAPANITVSCDQVPAGQPLTATDNCTPGTITVNPVDVRKSLPGSNCDGNYQIIRTWTATDLCGNKATLTQTISVQDNVKPVFSVTVPPVITVNCDSVPDVAAVTATDNCTATVKVKVSQRKEFLSGSCPSNYRLTRTWTAIDNCGNTATMQQVITVQDTAKPVFTAAAPADTTVDCNAVPEPPALLTATDNCGTVKVTYLQTRESINGACAGNYRLIRTWTAKDACSNATTLRQVITVADTTRPKIDPAPANVTISYDEPLPVPATLYAVDNCDVNFPKKVTMVQDPFVADKCAGYTVVRRWNVSDACGNAAIERVQTITVSPAPKPELDPKLPANCSNNTKFAILLKNKVSKPKFTLVSVVPASAVPTPLVQSSNVFDLNGAVQASFTVTNGVTGCVSDTVTYDLQYIEKPVVELGQDVSICAGESATLDAGSNNAGYNIRWSTGANTQTITVNTSGTYSVTVFNGVCATTDEVKVTVNNPPVVNLADTTICEGASVKLNAYIPAATYVWSTGETTSSIDVYMAGTYGVDVTLNGCTTHDDATVTVATAPNVVLSDDTQICPDETAILTVEPDGGTVRWNSGETTNEIVVSRPGDYWVTVSRSGCVVEDTVRVTLKSHLDIDIGPQRDICIGGSVVLNAENPDAVSYLWNDGDTNPVKEVNKPGKYIVSVMDRFCSQITMDSVNVTVAGIPEFDLGRDTTLCLDKSLVLKVNAGAGNSIRWQDGATTSTYTVTSTGYYTVMVYNDCGSVSDHIAVTYKPCEANPQFPTAFTPNGDGKNDVFKPTAEGPMYDYELRVFNRWGQQVCFIKDYRLGWDGRYLGNLVESGSYIWVINYKKKIGGPVSQVTGQITVIR
- a CDS encoding DinB family protein; the encoded protein is MTQQMTALATVITPEELLEHWQGHRRLTRKVIEAYPETELFTFSVGGMRPFSELVLEMINMGNPGIDGIVSGQWPAWGAQETKSAPQTKEALLYMWDELTEKLNRLWPEIKPERFHEVDLAFGQWEGTIQFLLFYFIDNEIHHRAQGFVYLRALGIEPPAFWDRS